The following DNA comes from Sorex araneus isolate mSorAra2 chromosome 5, mSorAra2.pri, whole genome shotgun sequence.
ACAGTAAGGTCCTCCAAAGGCTCCGACGTTTCTAGAAAGCAGAACAGggaggggtttttgtttgttttttggaagggccttccttgcagtgctcaggcactTGGGGAAATGGGGGGCAGTCCCAGTGACAACAGGCCTGGCAGTGGGGTCCTAACAGTTGGTATTGGTGCCATCAGGCCACCCTGTGGTCTTGGACAAGTGGGAGGATGGaaggtgtcagggatcgaacttggagcCTCCACACACAGCATGTGCTCTTGCCCTGTTACCTCAGCCCTAAAAAACGTTTTTAATACTTGAGAACTGGACAGggattatcttttttttggtgtttgacGACacacttaagatttttttttttccttttgacacaCTTAAGATTTTCATAGCAACTATCACTGTTGTCCTACAGTGTCCcacgttcattgatttgctcgagcaggcaccagtaatgtctccattgtgagacttgttagtgtttttggcatattgaatacgccatgggtagcttgccaggctctgctgtgcagacaggatactctcagtagcttgccgggctctccgagggatggaggaatcgaacccgggttggctgcgtgcaaggcaaacaccctacccactgtgctatcgctccagtcctagattTTCATACTGATTGCATTTCTAAAATGTATGTTAACCTACGTCTTTGCCACTAAGGAGTTAtggtgttgggtttttttgttttttctttttgggtcacacctggcaatgcacaggggttactcctggctctgcactcaggaatcacccctggcggtgctcagagaaccatatgggatgctaggaatcgaacccgggttggctgcgtgcaaggcaaatgccctacccgctgtgctatctctccagccccttaacctgCTTCTTTACTGTTTTACTCTAAAACTTTTGGGAAGTGGCCAcatcctcctggctgtgcactcaggaattacgcctgatgggctcagggcaccaatatggaatgccagggaacaaacccaggttggctgcatgcagatgCCCTATGTGTTGTACTACCTCTGGCCCTAATAGAAAACTTTTCAGATAGTCTCTCAATTATGGCCTTTCTCTCTTCAGGACCGCCTGGGGCTGAAGAAAATGGAGCAAGCAGGACAGCTCGTATTTCTGGCTGTGGAAGGGGATCATCTCCAACTGTCTAAAGAATGGTTTTATGAACATATTATCCCTTTCCTTGAGTGATGCCCAGTGCCTGGCTCCAGAGCTCAGGGAGCCCCAAGCGCTTCCAAACCAGCAAGACAGTTCCCTTCATACCTCAGCTCCGATCCAGTTTGCAATTAATTTTCTCGAGTCATCCGCTAACCTGCCCTGCTTGGAAAGATCTGAGATACTTATCCTTTACCTCATCCTATCAGCAGATGGTGTTGAATGCAAGTTTAATGAGTTAAAACCTATGGAGATTGTCTTACAGCCCTTGGATGTAGTGAAGTTGTCTAGGAAATAGTCTGCTCCAAGTCAGTGTCAGAACTATGCCCAGGCTCAGAAGTCTAAACAAAACGCAAGTAATGAGAGGCTCAGGGCAAACACAACCACGCTTCAGACCAACGGAAAGCTAGCACACTGGCCTAGTACAGTGACGGGCCTTTGCTGGGTGAGATTTCCAGTGCTTGGATATTTTTGTAATTTCTGGAGGCTGCCCTTTTGAGTGTGCTGCGTTCTAGAGTCTTGACATACCCCAGTAGCCTGCCATCTTGCCTTGGTAGTACTTGGTCTCTTCACAGAGAGAACAACTGAATTCGTTGTTCACCAAAGGAGGAAGTAGCACCTAGTTGGATTGCTTAATGAGGGGGAAATAGATGCTTGCTTAACTAGGGGTGAAGAATCATGTAcaagtagaaatgaaaaataaggcagttgtttcttttccttccatcCTTGACTAACCCAGACTGTCTAATGGGTTagatcagaggttcccaaacttaccaGAAAATTGCTCAGCATCCCCCTGGAAATCTGCCttttcaatggaacaaacacaAAGTGCCCCCAGGTTGCATCCGAAGCTACTAATGCCTCCATTAGTTGTTCCAGTGGCCCCTGGGGAGGAAttgtcacccactttgggaaaaacTAGTCTAGATTCTTGAGTGTCTGTTGTTggtggagagaagaaaatgaagggaAATATGAAGAGAtccaattttctaattttcatctCCCCCAAATCATATTTTCTGGTATAGGGCAAATTCTGATATTTTCTGTGAGAGGAAAGAATGCTTATTCAAAAAACCCCCGGGAGATCTCTGCAAGTCATTTTCTCCCTTTGACAATCCCCCATGTCCTAATCCCCCAGGTTAGAGGACAGAGTTTCTGTCACAGTAGATAAAACCCAATTTAACCTTCCCTACACTATCTGCGCATGGATATCACACTCCCACACCACAAACATTTCTGTCAGCACTTGACAGAAGGCTGTTCTGCAGAATGCCAGTCTGGGGCAATGATTAGctctgttttgctttgctttccctTCATCTTTCTTTCACCCCTCTCCATCAATCTAAAAGATGGACAGTAGTAAGAGGAAGTCAAAAATGAGGTGTCAAAAATGAGGTCTACAACAAAGTATAGTTTCTTATCATTGGTTTCTTCCCCCACCTCCATGTTTTTACATCTTTGTATAGCAAATAAAGGTAAATACAAAGCACGTTTggtattaattttattctattttctgtatAATTTTAAGTACATAAAGGTTTATTTCCACAGGCCTCAGTAAATGGGTAGAAGTCACAGGACAATCTCTCTTCCCACCAAAAGATGTTGCATATTTGGTAAGTTATGTGTCCTAGAGGGAGAAACTGAAATTTACATTAGCAGTGCTGTGCAAGATTCTTACATAGGAGCTAAAACCAGCCCGAGGTGGGGGTTTTAGTTCTCTCTTCAAATGCCCAGACTGAAGCCAAAAGCTGTTGAGCATGACAGGGCAAAGGAGGTGTGAAGAAGGACGACCTAGCATGGGAGAAATGCTAGATTGCTTGAAATGATGCTTTATtcccttaaaaaaatgtttgccgTTTTCGTCCCTCACTCCCCTCAGGTCATCTCTGTAGGAAGGTCCTGGGCAGAGAGCCCAAGAGAGGAAGCGTCTAAGGTTCTTAACTGGCCTGGGTACAGGGCACTGCCCCAGTAGCTGGTACAGGAGAATCTGTATCTCAGGTTCAGGCGGATCCGGGATGGAATGCAGAATAAAGGAATGCTTATAAGAAATCATTTTGCTTGGAATGATAGATGGCCAAGCTTCAGCCTTTGGTCCAGTGCAACCTTTGCCTCAACTATCGACAGTAGAAAATTAGTTTGGTTAAAAGAACTAGAATCACCAGCCAGCATCGAACCAGCCTCTGTTACCTTTATGCTCATTGTTACGAAAAGATTAACCTGGGTGAACAGTCTGCTCTGTTAACTCCTGGGGGACTCCTTCATTCTTCCCAAAGGACCGGTGCTTGAATAACCCCCCAAAGGCTAAAAGCTGAAACACACCGGTCCCGGTCTGCAGTTCCTTAAGAATGGACTGGTGGTGTGGTTGAGCGGATATGGAAAAGCTGCCCCTTCCTGCAGAAGATAAACTGCCTGCTATCCCAGCCCAAATCTCAGCCTGAGGTATATTTCAGTGAAGGCAGGTAGCTGTGCTTCTCCAAGCAGAGAAGCAGTTTAAGAGCAGAAAGGTAGAGGAAATCTAGAAAAGAACCGTCATGATACATATTTATCCCATGGTGTGAAGGGAGAGGGCAGAGAACCCGGTGGCACTTCGCTTATCCAGCAATTTCTGTCACTGTGGTGACCAACTTCTGCCCGTTCCACAGGGTTTTGAACTGCTCAGGGACTGGGAACTCGTTCTGCAAAGACAAAAACAGAGGGTTTCGATCTGAACTAACAAATAGGCTGGAGCTAAATCTTCCAACTTCTCCAGTGCTTGCTTCCACTAACAAAGCAGAGAGGATGGTTGACAACTATCTCGAGAGAGCCCGGCTACAGAAAGGGCAAGCCCATGCCTTGCACCACCAGACATCGTGAAGGACTAATGTAGCGAAGAGCGGGAGCACAGGCTCCAAGGCAGGTAGAGATCTGTCTGCTGCTGTTTACTAATTAGTGATGTTTCTCAGACTATGGGTTCAGTGACGCCTGCCTGACAATACACTGTGACATTCCCATTCATCTGTGTTACTGACCCTCCTCTTTAACCTAAGAAAGGCAGAAACTACCCCTTGGGGTTGTCTTGCGGGACTACCTCCCGCTCTTGTGTGCTTTTGGAGTGCGACTGCCAATGACTGACCCACTCACTCCAGACTGTCAACTGCCTTTCCCATGGAAGAAGTCTCCAGGCCCCTCTGTTCTGAGATCACACCACTAAATGGCCCAAGACACTTACAAAGTCGCCGCCTTCTGTGGGAATGAGAACATTCATCTCAGAAGATTTGGCACTGACTATTTCACAGTCCAGGGAATTCTTGCTCAGGTAAACATGGCAGCCATCTGTTTTGTTGATAGAAATGGTTGGCACTTTACCCATTACCTgcggaaaaaaaaaccaacaacactgaaaaaagcaagagctcccggcagctgggGAGAACAACATTAAGTTGCGGGAAGAGCTCTCATTGCTTCCTGTGATGCACTAACTGCTTGAAAAGCTCACAGGTGCACAAGACACTGGATCCGAGCGGCAGGCCGGGATGGGTGCTGGCGAGAGCTCATTAGAGAAGCCAGTTCCTCTCCTGCCACATCTAAGGCAGCTCCGCTTACAGACTCTGCAGAATCAGATTCCCACCACGGCAACATCTGTGAGTCGGCTGTGTCTCAGTTAGTTTCTCGGGGACCAAAAAGCGGCAGCCAAGAGCTCAAGTTACCTGAACTTTGACATCCCTACTATTGATTATCTCCACAATGCCCACCACGTCATCGAATACCAGACCAAGTTTCTTACAGTTAtctggaagagaagagaaagggagcaGGTCAACGGGGTAACTTCAAAGGGAAGCAGTAGATTTCAGcctgtggggagagggcagggagggagagtcGCGGCCCTCGAGGGCTCCGGAACAGATGTCCTGACTGCAACCAGAACTCACCCACTGTAATGGAGTTAATTTTGCCCTTGATTTGCAATGTTGTGTTGACACACTTGTATATGTATGACACCTGTTTCAGCTCTGTGTCTTCAATCACCAGGTTGGAAACATTTTCCTGATTTTCCTATTAAAGAGATACCTTTTTCAGAAAGCTAAGCAACCATCCCCCACTCCAAACcgacaaaaattaacaaaaacccACCCAAAAGAGGCTATCGCCTCTTAAGTTCATGTGATCCCTGAAATCTATGCCTGAACCTTGCACTCCTTCGGCAGTGCTCTGGTCGAGCCCTCTACCCTCCCCCTCTTACTCCAGCCGTGGCATTTTAACTCACCACTCTCCACTTCTTGCCCTCCAGTTCCAGTAGAGGGGGTTCCTTCGTGGCTGGTTTGGGGGATGAGCTGACTCCTGGTTTAGGTGCAGAGAATGGTTTGGGGCCACTGCGCACCGGGCCACTCTGAGCCTTTAGGGCCGGGTTCTTGTGAGTCTTCATGTCATCAGATACGTGTTTCAGGGCTGGAAGAACAACAGCTACCTAGTTCCTGTCCTTCACAGCAGGACTCTGCGCGAAGGGGCAACAACCAACTTATGCTGTCAGAACTTAAAGTGACCTTTAACAAAATTAAGTCCAAAGTCAGACTCAAATGTTCTCTCACAAGGAGTTTTGAAGAAGTACTCAATGATTCTCTTCTCCAGGAAAGTTAAATTATATAGttccaaaaaaaaccccagaacaaaacagaacaccAACTTGCAATACAGTGGGGTAGGAGTGGGCGGAAGAGGAAGAGTAGGTATGCGGatgagcagaaaaaaaatcctaaaataacaTATACCAAATATGTATCTGCAAAAATaggaattttttggtttgttttggggcaacatctGCCCGTAgttagggcctattcctggccgtgtgcaagagtagcccctgttggtgcatttttaaagcaaaaaaaaaagaagaaaaataatgtggTAGTAAagaaactggataaagaaaaaaacctcacTCATAGCTAATCTACCACACTCGTTCActgacattcattcattcatactcATTCTAGAAATCTcctatttttttctatcaatagtttttggggtttttttgtttgtttgttctgtcccacctcacacccagcaattcctaggggttactgcactcaggaattactgctgttgcttgggggaccatatgggatgctgcggatcaaacttggatcagccatTTGcaatatccactgtactatcactccggcccctatcggcaggtttttgtttttttttttttttttttgctttttgggtcacacctggcgatgcacaggggttactcctggctctgcactcaggaattacccctggccatactcaggggaccatatgggatgctgggatttgaacccgggtcggccgcgtgcaaggcaaacgctctacccactctgctatctctccagccccccctatcGGCAGTTTTTTATTTGGTCATAACCAGGTACACTGTTaggaattttttttggttttgtgtttgggccacacctggtgatgctcagggtaactcTGGCTCAGccctcaggtctcactcctggtgttgttcaggagccgtatgggatgccagggatcaaacccggggcagccgtgtgcaaggcaagcacctcactcgCTGTACCTCCAGGCCCTgttaataaattttaacaaaaacttttTCATGTTAACACACTTCCtaaaatgtatgtttttgttgttgttaggaaAAAGATTTCCTGTCTCCCTCAacaagttgttcttttttttttttttaattcttttattgattcaccatgtggaaagttacaaagctttcaggttaaagtctcagtttcAGCAAGTTGTTCTTAAACATAGACCAATCTATAGATAGAAAAATTAGTACCCTCCTTAAATACAAGGCTTTTTCCTTGAATAATGCATGGTtcgaataagagaaaaaaatctaatggCTGCATACCATGCCATTAAGTGGGCTTGTTCTTAAAGCACGTGTTCCCTCCgaaacatgtatctcacttgcttatctaggtgtttctttgcttgcctgtttcTACTCCGGAGAAGCCTGTGTCCTCCGCAGCATACACTTCTTCCTCATATCTCTCTATATAAGTcacaataaaaactatcttgcttcaccaaaacaaaaaggggggaggggggctgttagctggagagctagtacagagggcaggggggtggccttgcatgcatccaacccaggttcagttcccagcaccctatgtggtctaagccctgagcaccagagtgtgGCCTAAACACtgatggggagggcagggggcgggggggagggcacacagcGGCCTCCATCAAGAGGATACACCATAGTCAATTATCTCTTCTACTGCTGGATATTTAGGTTGTCATACCTCTTTAATTACTATTAAGAAACaccataaatttttttctttattttatttattttaaatatttttatagactcCTAGAGAAGGCCTAACAATGTAAACTTCTATTTGTATATAAAGGTATCTACTTTCTCTAATAAAATGAATTTCCTACCACAAAATTTCCACATAACTAATACACTCCCTTCGAAGCAATTAACCCCCAGTATAATCACTTACAAAGAGACCAGGTGCTAACGCAAGAAAAGCTCTTGGTACCAGCCCCACGCCTTGCACGGCAAGATACCTCATGCCACTTTTCTAGGTGCCCCAACTATAATCACCCATTTTCAATTTCCAATTAAGCTAGCTCTGCCATCCCTCTGGGCACGGCAAAGGGATAGGATGCCTCCAACTGAACTGCCTCATATATACAAGCCAGTTTCTGGTTTGCAAACCGCTGGGCCTCTAGTTGGTACGGTCTGGCCCAAAAAGCTTACTGTCCCGACTCTTCCTGCCCAAATCTTCACTTACCATGTGTGATGCTCTCCCCCTGGTTAATCTGCGCAAACAGTGCTGAGCGGGAAGCAGAATCATCTGAGCCTGaactggtgggggctggaggaggaggcgggcctggtggtgggggaggaggccctgagccaGCAGAGGGTCCCGATGGCAATCCACTCAGTTCTTTTGCGACGGGCCCCTGCAATAGTAAATGCAGGCAACAGAGTCATCAGCAGtcactctctttttccctctgtaCCGTTCACATGAGGACCTCATGTGTTCAGGGGACAAGTAGTACCCACTGTCCC
Coding sequences within:
- the CAP1 gene encoding adenylyl cyclase-associated protein 1 codes for the protein MADMQNLVERLEKVVGRLEAVSHASDMHCGHGDSTSKGSAPFVQAFDSLLAGPVAEYLKISKEIGGDVQKHAEMVHTGLKLERALLVTASQCQKPAGNKFSDLLAPISEQIQEVLTFREKNRGSKLFNHLSAVSESIQALGWVAVAPKPGPYVKEMNDAAMFYTNRVLKEYKDVDKKHVEWVKAYLSIWTELQAYIKEFHTTGLVWSKTGPVAKELSGLPSGPSAGSGPPPPPPGPPPPPAPTSSGSDDSASRSALFAQINQGESITHALKHVSDDMKTHKNPALKAQSGPVRSGPKPFSAPKPGVSSSPKPATKEPPLLELEGKKWRVENQENVSNLVIEDTELKQVSYIYKCVNTTLQIKGKINSITVDNCKKLGLVFDDVVGIVEIINSRDVKVQVMGKVPTISINKTDGCHVYLSKNSLDCEIVSAKSSEMNVLIPTEGGDFNEFPVPEQFKTLWNGQKLVTTVTEIAG